One Drosophila willistoni isolate 14030-0811.24 chromosome 2R unlocalized genomic scaffold, UCI_dwil_1.1 Seg167, whole genome shotgun sequence DNA segment encodes these proteins:
- the LOC6644267 gene encoding protein bicaudal C isoform X3, which translates to MNTTDTYVSWPCRLKIGAKSKKDPHVRIVGKVDEVSRAKERILGSLDSRGTRVIMKMDVSYTDHSYIIGRGGNNIKRIMDDTHTHIHFPDSNRSNPTEKSNQVSLCGSLEGVERARALVRLSTPLLISFEMPVMGPNKPQPDHETPYIKMIESKFNVQVIFSTRPKLHTSLVLVKGSEKESAQVRDATQLLINFACESIASQILVNVQMEISPQHHEIVKGKNNVNLLSIMERTQTKIIFPDLSDMNVKPLKKSQVTISGRIDDVYKARQQLLGNLPVALIFDFPDNQNDASDIMSLNTKYGVLITLRQKQRQSTLAIVIKGLEKFIDKIYEARQEILCLSSPAIQPVIPDHYFMPKDKDLNLAYRTQLTALLGGYSDNLKSPPGLLPPGLSNQLTPYANNNHLLLNANASVNGSGGGGLSTPTGICAPTQKYMQMHNNFQQAQAQQQQQQQQHVQQVAPRQSVVANNNYLQVPGSKPPLNVGSNTVNVSPRNSCSQNTSGYQSFSSSTTSLEQSYPPYAQLQATVSSTSSSSSCANRAHYSPDSTYSSEGGGGGLGMGASARLGRRLSDGVLLGLSNAAGGVGGSMGGAGGGGGAHLLPGSAESYRSLHYDLAGNGVGGGGGGAAGGGKQHQQLTHRAFDFDMKRAFGFKAMERTPVAGELRTPTPAWLGMGLSRTSPAPIETVDDGLASGQGWRMPAPSPLGLGSPYGVSATTGLLDATPVNRRMQLSQHKDIQTLLTSLGLEHYIKIFVLNEIDLEMFTTLTEENLMELGITAFGARKKLLTAIHTLLANEAACSSMPSSSSSQNSSSPRFSGSAAPGAERRPSNQW; encoded by the exons ATGAACACTACGGATACCTATGTAAGCTGGCCTTGCAGACTGAAAATCGGTGCCAAGAGCAAAAAGG ATCCTCATGTGCGTATTGTTGGTAAAGTGGACGAGGTATCCCGGGCTAAAGAACGTATTCTTGGCAGTCTGGACTCCCGG GGGACTCGTGTGATCATGAAAATGGATGTCAGCTATACGGATCATTCTTATATCATTGGACGCGGCGGCAATAATATTAAACGCATCATGGACGACACTCACACCCATATACATTTCCCCGATTCGAATCGTTCGAATCCGacagaaaaatcaaatcaGGTATCGCTGTGCGGTAGCCTGGAGGGTGTTGAACGTGCTCGTGCCTTGGTTAGATTGTCCACACCCTTACTCATCTCATTTGAGATGCCTGTGATGGGTCCAAATAAACCGCAACCGGATCATGAGACACCCTATATCAAGATGATTGAAAGCAAGTTCAATGTGCAG GTCATATTTTCTACGCGTCCAAAATTACATACATCCTTAGTATTGGTCAAGGGTTCGGAAAAGGAATCAGCACAAGTGCGAGATGCTACACAACTATTGATTAATTTTGCCTGTGAAAGCATTGCA AGCCAGATTCTTGTTAATGTACAGATGGAAATATCGCCACAACATCATGAGATTGTTAAGGGCAAAAATAATGTCAATCTTTTAAGCATTATGGAACGTACTCAAACCAAAATCATTTTTCCGGATTTGAGTGACATGAATGTGAAGCCATTGAAAAAGTCACAAGTGACAATCAGCGGACGCATTGATGATGTCTATAAGGCGCGACAACAATTGCTTGGCAATTTGCCTGTAGCATTGATATTTGACTTTCCGGACAATCAAAACGATGCCTCCGATATAATGAGTTTAAATACCAAATATGGAGTGCTAATTACCCTACGTCAGAAGCAACGCCAAAGCACTTTGGCCATTGTGATAAAGGGTTTAGAAAAGTTCATAG ATAAAATCTATGAAGCTCGCCAGGAGATTCTATGCCTGTCCTCGCCAGCAATTCAACCCGTTATACCCGATCATTATTTTATGCCCAAAGATAAAGATTTGAATTTAGCGTATCGCACACAATTGACAGCATTGTTGGGCGGTTATTCAGACAATTTGAAATCCCCGCCGGGTTTGCTGCCCCCGGGCCTGTCCAATCAATTGACGCCCTATGCGAACAATAATCATTTGTTACTTAATGCCAATGCATCGGTTAATGGCAGTGGAGGTGGAGGTTTATCCACACCAACTGGCATTTGTGCGCCAACACAGAAATATATGCAGATGCATAACAATTTCCAACAGGCTCAGgcgcagcaacagcagcagcaacaacaacatgtcCAACAGGTTGCACCACGACAATCAGTGGTGGccaataataattatttacaaGTACCAGGATCAAAACCACCACTGAATGTTGGTAGCAACACGGTGAATGTATCGCCACGCAATAGTTGTTCACAGAATACGAGCGGGTATCAGAGTTTTAGCAGCAGCACAACATCTTTGGAGCAATCCTATCCACCGTATGCCCAATTGCAGGCTACGGTATCATCGACATCATCCTCTTCGAGTTGTGCGAATCGAGCACATTATTCACCCGATTCCACTTATAGCAGTGAAGGAGGAGGCGGTGGCTTGGGCATGGGAGCCAGCGCACGTCTCGGACGACGTCTGAGCGATGGTGTTCTCTTGGGTCTTAGCAATGCCGCCGGTGGTGTTGGTGGCTCAATGGGTGGTGCTGGTGGAGGAGGTGGAGCTCATTTATTGCCGGGCAGTGCCGAAAGCTATCGTAGTCTGCACTACGATTTGGCCGGAAACGGTGTtggaggtggtggtggtggtgctgctggtgGCGGTAAGCAACATCAGCAGTTGACTCATCGGGCTTTCGATTTCGATATGAAGCGGGCGTTCGGTTTCAAGGCCATGGAACGTACGCCTGTGGCTGGTGAATTGCGTACTCCCACCCCGGCATGGCTGGGCATGGGTCTAAGCCGCACCTCGCCGGCTCCCATTGAGACGGTGGATGACGGTTTGGCTTCCGGTCAGGGCTGGCGTATGCCAGCACCATCCCCACTCGGCTTGGGATCGCCCTATGGAGTGAGTGCGACTACTGGACTATTAGATGCCACGCCCGTCAATCGACGTATGCAATTGTCGCAGCACAAGGACATACAGACGCTATTGACAAGTCTGGGCTTGGAGCATTACATAA AAATTTTCGTGCTTAATGAAATCGATTTGGAAATGTTCACCACTCTGACTGAGGAGAATCTAATGGAGCTAGGTATCACAGCGTTTGGAGCTCGCAAGAAGCTGCTGACGGCCATACACACGCTGCTGGCTAATGAGGCTGCCTGCAGCAGCATGCCCAGCAGCAGCTCCTCGCAGAATTCCTCATCGCCGCGATTCTCCGGCAGTGCTGCGCCCGGCGCTGAGCGTCGTCCCTCAAATCAGTGGTGA
- the LOC6644267 gene encoding protein bicaudal C isoform X2: MLSCASFNKLLYPTATGGSVTPVTSGKSPLLGSLANLPLATGPAGNPVGGGSGAPSETQSEISSVDSDWSDIRAIALKLGVQNPDELHTERFKVDRQKLEQFITADSAIEGMNGAEYFFNDIMNTTDTYVSWPCRLKIGAKSKKDPHVRIVGKVDEVSRAKERILGSLDSRGTRVIMKMDVSYTDHSYIIGRGGNNIKRIMDDTHTHIHFPDSNRSNPTEKSNQVSLCGSLEGVERARALVRLSTPLLISFEMPVMGPNKPQPDHETPYIKMIESKFNVQVIFSTRPKLHTSLVLVKGSEKESAQVRDATQLLINFACESIASQILVNVQMEISPQHHEIVKGKNNVNLLSIMERTQTKIIFPDLSDMNVKPLKKSQVTISGRIDDVYKARQQLLGNLPVALIFDFPDNQNDASDIMSLNTKYGVLITLRQKQRQSTLAIVIKGLEKFIDKIYEARQEILCLSSPAIQPVIPDHYFMPKDKDLNLAYRTQLTALLGGYSDNLKSPPGLLPPGLSNQLTPYANNNHLLLNANASVNGSGGGGLSTPTGICAPTQKYMQMHNNFQQAQAQQQQQQQQHVQQVAPRQSVVANNNYLQVPGSKPPLNVGSNTVNVSPRNSCSQNTSGYQSFSSSTTSLEQSYPPYAQLQATVSSTSSSSSCANRAHYSPDSTYSSEGGGGGLGMGASARLGRRLSDGVLLGLSNAAGGVGGSMGGAGGGGGAHLLPGSAESYRSLHYDLAGNGVGGGGGGAAGGGKQHQQLTHRAFDFDMKRAFGFKAMERTPVAGELRTPTPAWLGMGLSRTSPAPIETVDDGLASGQGWRMPAPSPLGLGSPYGVSATTGLLDATPVNRRMQLSQHKDIQTLLTSLGLEHYINISES, encoded by the exons ATGCTTTCTTGTGCCTCATTCAACAAATTGCTCTATCCCACGGCGACAGGTGGTAGTGTTACGCCTGTAACTAGTGGTAAATCACCACTTTTGGGATCATTAGCCAATCTTCCATTGGCCACGGGACCGGCAGGAAATCCGGTTGGTGGTGGCAGTGGAGCACCAAGTGAAACGCAGAGCGAGATTTCCTCGGTGGACAGTGATTGGAGTGACATACGTGCCATTGCATTGAAATTGGGCGTACAAAATCCGGACGAACTGCATACGGAACGTTTCAAGGTTGATAGACAGAAACTTGAGCAATTTATAACGG CTGATAGCGCCATTGAAGGCATGAATGGTGCAGAGTATTTCTTTAACGAC ATCATGAACACTACGGATACCTATGTAAGCTGGCCTTGCAGACTGAAAATCGGTGCCAAGAGCAAAAAGG ATCCTCATGTGCGTATTGTTGGTAAAGTGGACGAGGTATCCCGGGCTAAAGAACGTATTCTTGGCAGTCTGGACTCCCGG GGGACTCGTGTGATCATGAAAATGGATGTCAGCTATACGGATCATTCTTATATCATTGGACGCGGCGGCAATAATATTAAACGCATCATGGACGACACTCACACCCATATACATTTCCCCGATTCGAATCGTTCGAATCCGacagaaaaatcaaatcaGGTATCGCTGTGCGGTAGCCTGGAGGGTGTTGAACGTGCTCGTGCCTTGGTTAGATTGTCCACACCCTTACTCATCTCATTTGAGATGCCTGTGATGGGTCCAAATAAACCGCAACCGGATCATGAGACACCCTATATCAAGATGATTGAAAGCAAGTTCAATGTGCAG GTCATATTTTCTACGCGTCCAAAATTACATACATCCTTAGTATTGGTCAAGGGTTCGGAAAAGGAATCAGCACAAGTGCGAGATGCTACACAACTATTGATTAATTTTGCCTGTGAAAGCATTGCA AGCCAGATTCTTGTTAATGTACAGATGGAAATATCGCCACAACATCATGAGATTGTTAAGGGCAAAAATAATGTCAATCTTTTAAGCATTATGGAACGTACTCAAACCAAAATCATTTTTCCGGATTTGAGTGACATGAATGTGAAGCCATTGAAAAAGTCACAAGTGACAATCAGCGGACGCATTGATGATGTCTATAAGGCGCGACAACAATTGCTTGGCAATTTGCCTGTAGCATTGATATTTGACTTTCCGGACAATCAAAACGATGCCTCCGATATAATGAGTTTAAATACCAAATATGGAGTGCTAATTACCCTACGTCAGAAGCAACGCCAAAGCACTTTGGCCATTGTGATAAAGGGTTTAGAAAAGTTCATAG ATAAAATCTATGAAGCTCGCCAGGAGATTCTATGCCTGTCCTCGCCAGCAATTCAACCCGTTATACCCGATCATTATTTTATGCCCAAAGATAAAGATTTGAATTTAGCGTATCGCACACAATTGACAGCATTGTTGGGCGGTTATTCAGACAATTTGAAATCCCCGCCGGGTTTGCTGCCCCCGGGCCTGTCCAATCAATTGACGCCCTATGCGAACAATAATCATTTGTTACTTAATGCCAATGCATCGGTTAATGGCAGTGGAGGTGGAGGTTTATCCACACCAACTGGCATTTGTGCGCCAACACAGAAATATATGCAGATGCATAACAATTTCCAACAGGCTCAGgcgcagcaacagcagcagcaacaacaacatgtcCAACAGGTTGCACCACGACAATCAGTGGTGGccaataataattatttacaaGTACCAGGATCAAAACCACCACTGAATGTTGGTAGCAACACGGTGAATGTATCGCCACGCAATAGTTGTTCACAGAATACGAGCGGGTATCAGAGTTTTAGCAGCAGCACAACATCTTTGGAGCAATCCTATCCACCGTATGCCCAATTGCAGGCTACGGTATCATCGACATCATCCTCTTCGAGTTGTGCGAATCGAGCACATTATTCACCCGATTCCACTTATAGCAGTGAAGGAGGAGGCGGTGGCTTGGGCATGGGAGCCAGCGCACGTCTCGGACGACGTCTGAGCGATGGTGTTCTCTTGGGTCTTAGCAATGCCGCCGGTGGTGTTGGTGGCTCAATGGGTGGTGCTGGTGGAGGAGGTGGAGCTCATTTATTGCCGGGCAGTGCCGAAAGCTATCGTAGTCTGCACTACGATTTGGCCGGAAACGGTGTtggaggtggtggtggtggtgctgctggtgGCGGTAAGCAACATCAGCAGTTGACTCATCGGGCTTTCGATTTCGATATGAAGCGGGCGTTCGGTTTCAAGGCCATGGAACGTACGCCTGTGGCTGGTGAATTGCGTACTCCCACCCCGGCATGGCTGGGCATGGGTCTAAGCCGCACCTCGCCGGCTCCCATTGAGACGGTGGATGACGGTTTGGCTTCCGGTCAGGGCTGGCGTATGCCAGCACCATCCCCACTCGGCTTGGGATCGCCCTATGGAGTGAGTGCGACTACTGGACTATTAGATGCCACGCCCGTCAATCGACGTATGCAATTGTCGCAGCACAAGGACATACAGACGCTATTGACAAGTCTGGGCTTGGAGCATTACATAA ATATAAGTGAGAGTTAG
- the LOC111518817 gene encoding uncharacterized protein LOC111518817: MPFVERFQQIRNFVMNVCLIEAIQFVQDLTHAICLDFRGLFNPI; the protein is encoded by the coding sequence ATGCCTTTCGTCGAAAGATTTCAACAAATACGGAATTTTGTTATGAACGTTTGTCTTATCGAGGCCATACAATTTGTCCAGGACCTAACGCATGCCATCTGTTTGGACTTTCGTGGTTTATTCAATCCCATCTAG
- the LOC6644267 gene encoding protein bicaudal C isoform X1 produces MLSCASFNKLLYPTATGGSVTPVTSGKSPLLGSLANLPLATGPAGNPVGGGSGAPSETQSEISSVDSDWSDIRAIALKLGVQNPDELHTERFKVDRQKLEQFITADSAIEGMNGAEYFFNDIMNTTDTYVSWPCRLKIGAKSKKDPHVRIVGKVDEVSRAKERILGSLDSRGTRVIMKMDVSYTDHSYIIGRGGNNIKRIMDDTHTHIHFPDSNRSNPTEKSNQVSLCGSLEGVERARALVRLSTPLLISFEMPVMGPNKPQPDHETPYIKMIESKFNVQVIFSTRPKLHTSLVLVKGSEKESAQVRDATQLLINFACESIASQILVNVQMEISPQHHEIVKGKNNVNLLSIMERTQTKIIFPDLSDMNVKPLKKSQVTISGRIDDVYKARQQLLGNLPVALIFDFPDNQNDASDIMSLNTKYGVLITLRQKQRQSTLAIVIKGLEKFIDKIYEARQEILCLSSPAIQPVIPDHYFMPKDKDLNLAYRTQLTALLGGYSDNLKSPPGLLPPGLSNQLTPYANNNHLLLNANASVNGSGGGGLSTPTGICAPTQKYMQMHNNFQQAQAQQQQQQQQHVQQVAPRQSVVANNNYLQVPGSKPPLNVGSNTVNVSPRNSCSQNTSGYQSFSSSTTSLEQSYPPYAQLQATVSSTSSSSSCANRAHYSPDSTYSSEGGGGGLGMGASARLGRRLSDGVLLGLSNAAGGVGGSMGGAGGGGGAHLLPGSAESYRSLHYDLAGNGVGGGGGGAAGGGKQHQQLTHRAFDFDMKRAFGFKAMERTPVAGELRTPTPAWLGMGLSRTSPAPIETVDDGLASGQGWRMPAPSPLGLGSPYGVSATTGLLDATPVNRRMQLSQHKDIQTLLTSLGLEHYIKIFVLNEIDLEMFTTLTEENLMELGITAFGARKKLLTAIHTLLANEAACSSMPSSSSSQNSSSPRFSGSAAPGAERRPSNQW; encoded by the exons ATGCTTTCTTGTGCCTCATTCAACAAATTGCTCTATCCCACGGCGACAGGTGGTAGTGTTACGCCTGTAACTAGTGGTAAATCACCACTTTTGGGATCATTAGCCAATCTTCCATTGGCCACGGGACCGGCAGGAAATCCGGTTGGTGGTGGCAGTGGAGCACCAAGTGAAACGCAGAGCGAGATTTCCTCGGTGGACAGTGATTGGAGTGACATACGTGCCATTGCATTGAAATTGGGCGTACAAAATCCGGACGAACTGCATACGGAACGTTTCAAGGTTGATAGACAGAAACTTGAGCAATTTATAACGG CTGATAGCGCCATTGAAGGCATGAATGGTGCAGAGTATTTCTTTAACGAC ATCATGAACACTACGGATACCTATGTAAGCTGGCCTTGCAGACTGAAAATCGGTGCCAAGAGCAAAAAGG ATCCTCATGTGCGTATTGTTGGTAAAGTGGACGAGGTATCCCGGGCTAAAGAACGTATTCTTGGCAGTCTGGACTCCCGG GGGACTCGTGTGATCATGAAAATGGATGTCAGCTATACGGATCATTCTTATATCATTGGACGCGGCGGCAATAATATTAAACGCATCATGGACGACACTCACACCCATATACATTTCCCCGATTCGAATCGTTCGAATCCGacagaaaaatcaaatcaGGTATCGCTGTGCGGTAGCCTGGAGGGTGTTGAACGTGCTCGTGCCTTGGTTAGATTGTCCACACCCTTACTCATCTCATTTGAGATGCCTGTGATGGGTCCAAATAAACCGCAACCGGATCATGAGACACCCTATATCAAGATGATTGAAAGCAAGTTCAATGTGCAG GTCATATTTTCTACGCGTCCAAAATTACATACATCCTTAGTATTGGTCAAGGGTTCGGAAAAGGAATCAGCACAAGTGCGAGATGCTACACAACTATTGATTAATTTTGCCTGTGAAAGCATTGCA AGCCAGATTCTTGTTAATGTACAGATGGAAATATCGCCACAACATCATGAGATTGTTAAGGGCAAAAATAATGTCAATCTTTTAAGCATTATGGAACGTACTCAAACCAAAATCATTTTTCCGGATTTGAGTGACATGAATGTGAAGCCATTGAAAAAGTCACAAGTGACAATCAGCGGACGCATTGATGATGTCTATAAGGCGCGACAACAATTGCTTGGCAATTTGCCTGTAGCATTGATATTTGACTTTCCGGACAATCAAAACGATGCCTCCGATATAATGAGTTTAAATACCAAATATGGAGTGCTAATTACCCTACGTCAGAAGCAACGCCAAAGCACTTTGGCCATTGTGATAAAGGGTTTAGAAAAGTTCATAG ATAAAATCTATGAAGCTCGCCAGGAGATTCTATGCCTGTCCTCGCCAGCAATTCAACCCGTTATACCCGATCATTATTTTATGCCCAAAGATAAAGATTTGAATTTAGCGTATCGCACACAATTGACAGCATTGTTGGGCGGTTATTCAGACAATTTGAAATCCCCGCCGGGTTTGCTGCCCCCGGGCCTGTCCAATCAATTGACGCCCTATGCGAACAATAATCATTTGTTACTTAATGCCAATGCATCGGTTAATGGCAGTGGAGGTGGAGGTTTATCCACACCAACTGGCATTTGTGCGCCAACACAGAAATATATGCAGATGCATAACAATTTCCAACAGGCTCAGgcgcagcaacagcagcagcaacaacaacatgtcCAACAGGTTGCACCACGACAATCAGTGGTGGccaataataattatttacaaGTACCAGGATCAAAACCACCACTGAATGTTGGTAGCAACACGGTGAATGTATCGCCACGCAATAGTTGTTCACAGAATACGAGCGGGTATCAGAGTTTTAGCAGCAGCACAACATCTTTGGAGCAATCCTATCCACCGTATGCCCAATTGCAGGCTACGGTATCATCGACATCATCCTCTTCGAGTTGTGCGAATCGAGCACATTATTCACCCGATTCCACTTATAGCAGTGAAGGAGGAGGCGGTGGCTTGGGCATGGGAGCCAGCGCACGTCTCGGACGACGTCTGAGCGATGGTGTTCTCTTGGGTCTTAGCAATGCCGCCGGTGGTGTTGGTGGCTCAATGGGTGGTGCTGGTGGAGGAGGTGGAGCTCATTTATTGCCGGGCAGTGCCGAAAGCTATCGTAGTCTGCACTACGATTTGGCCGGAAACGGTGTtggaggtggtggtggtggtgctgctggtgGCGGTAAGCAACATCAGCAGTTGACTCATCGGGCTTTCGATTTCGATATGAAGCGGGCGTTCGGTTTCAAGGCCATGGAACGTACGCCTGTGGCTGGTGAATTGCGTACTCCCACCCCGGCATGGCTGGGCATGGGTCTAAGCCGCACCTCGCCGGCTCCCATTGAGACGGTGGATGACGGTTTGGCTTCCGGTCAGGGCTGGCGTATGCCAGCACCATCCCCACTCGGCTTGGGATCGCCCTATGGAGTGAGTGCGACTACTGGACTATTAGATGCCACGCCCGTCAATCGACGTATGCAATTGTCGCAGCACAAGGACATACAGACGCTATTGACAAGTCTGGGCTTGGAGCATTACATAA AAATTTTCGTGCTTAATGAAATCGATTTGGAAATGTTCACCACTCTGACTGAGGAGAATCTAATGGAGCTAGGTATCACAGCGTTTGGAGCTCGCAAGAAGCTGCTGACGGCCATACACACGCTGCTGGCTAATGAGGCTGCCTGCAGCAGCATGCCCAGCAGCAGCTCCTCGCAGAATTCCTCATCGCCGCGATTCTCCGGCAGTGCTGCGCCCGGCGCTGAGCGTCGTCCCTCAAATCAGTGGTGA